From the Daucus carota subsp. sativus chromosome 8, DH1 v3.0, whole genome shotgun sequence genome, one window contains:
- the LOC108199975 gene encoding small ribosomal subunit protein uS3y has protein sequence MATQLSKKRKFVADGVFFAELNEVLTRELAEDGYSGVEVRVTPMRTEIIIRATRTQNVLGEKGRRIRELTSVVQKRFKFPENSVELYAEKVNNRGLCAIAQAESLRYKLLGGLAVRRACYGVLRFIMESGAKGCEVIVSGKLRAQRAKSMKFKDGYMISSGQPVKEYIDSAVRHVLLRQGVLGIKVKIMLAWDPKGKQGPMTPLPDLVTIHPPKEDEEYRQPIATTMLPAADIDLGASPMPGQIPVA, from the exons ATGGCGACTCAGTTGAGCAAAAAGCGAAAG TTCGTCGCTGACGGCGTGTTTTTCGCTGAATTGAACGAAGTATTGACAAGAGAGCTAGCTGAGGATGGATACTCTGGTGTGGAAGTTAGAGTCACTCCGATGCGCACTGAGATTATTATTCGTGCTACTCGAACTCAGAATGTTCTCG GTGAGAAGGGAAGGAGGATTAGGGAGCTGACATCTGTTGTACAGAAAAGATTCAAGTTCCCTGAAAACAGTGTTGAGCTTTACGCTGAGAAGGTGAACAACAGGGGTCTCTGCGCTATTGCTCAGGCTGAGTCTCTCCGATACAAGCTTCTCGGGGGACTGGCAGTTCGAAG GGCCTGCTATGGTGTTCTGAGATTCATCATGGAGAGTGGAGCCAAGGGCTGTGAG GTCATTGTTAGTGGAAAGTTGAGGGCTCAGCGTGCCAAGTCCATGAAGTTTAAGGATGGGTACATGATCTCTTCCGGTCAGCCAGTGAAGGAGTACATCGACTCAGCCGTTAGACACGTGCTTCTTAGACAG GGGGTCCTTGGTATTAAAGTTAAGATAATGCTCGCATGGGATCCTAAAGGAAAGCAAGGACCAATGACACCTCTTCCCGATCTGGTGACAATTCACCCCCCTAAAGAGGATGAGGAATATCGTCAACCTATTGCCACCACCATGCTGCCAGCAGCTGATATCGATCTTGGTGCTTCACCCATGCCCGGCCAGATCCCAGTtgcttaa